The following proteins are encoded in a genomic region of Aliiroseovarius sp. F47248L:
- a CDS encoding type II and III secretion system protein family protein: MKVDRFIKAALLGLTLGVGVPVASSAETLRVMSGAPSGALKVPMNRAVVVESDVPFAELSIANPGIADISTLSDRTIYVLGKTPGRTTLTLLGADGKLITNVDVHVAPDIAEFKERLRQILPGEQIEVRTANDGIVLSGMVSSIQRLDRALDLAQRYAPERVSNLMTVGGTQQVMLKVRFAEMGRSVRKSLSSSLALSGGLNPDSFQAATARGIGQGASLLDTTQTTTVEGANGAMKFGVGVGGLQVGILLEALETKGVVRTLAEPNLTALSGQEASFLAGGEYPLPVSNGDNEIAVTYKPFGVELTFTPTVLADDVINLQLNAAVSGLDESVSYNNGGFSINAFRRRETSTTVEMRDGESFAIAGLIEDDFQDNIGSVPWLGDIPVLGALFRSTEYQRSQSELVIIVTAHLVTPTRGEALAVPTDRIRPPSEQELFLFGNTTAKNRPKSGAAGEVAQQDFSGSYGYVMED, encoded by the coding sequence ATGAAAGTTGATCGATTTATTAAGGCAGCCCTATTGGGTCTGACGCTGGGGGTCGGCGTACCAGTGGCATCTTCCGCTGAAACGCTGCGCGTCATGAGCGGCGCACCATCCGGCGCGTTGAAAGTTCCCATGAACCGGGCCGTGGTCGTCGAAAGCGACGTCCCCTTCGCCGAGTTGTCCATCGCCAACCCCGGCATCGCGGACATCTCGACCCTGTCGGACCGCACGATTTATGTGCTGGGCAAGACACCAGGGCGCACGACGCTGACCCTGCTTGGGGCCGATGGCAAACTTATCACCAATGTTGACGTTCATGTCGCGCCGGATATCGCAGAGTTCAAGGAACGTCTGCGCCAGATCCTGCCCGGCGAACAAATCGAAGTACGCACCGCAAATGACGGCATCGTGCTGTCAGGCATGGTCAGCTCGATCCAGCGACTGGATCGCGCGCTTGATCTGGCTCAGCGTTACGCACCCGAGCGGGTATCGAATCTAATGACCGTCGGCGGCACTCAGCAAGTCATGTTGAAAGTGCGCTTTGCCGAGATGGGCCGCTCGGTTCGAAAATCCTTGTCCAGCTCGCTTGCCCTATCGGGCGGGCTTAACCCTGACAGCTTCCAAGCTGCGACAGCGCGTGGCATCGGCCAAGGCGCATCCCTTCTTGACACAACCCAGACCACAACGGTTGAGGGCGCTAATGGTGCGATGAAATTCGGCGTCGGAGTCGGTGGTTTGCAGGTGGGCATCCTTCTGGAAGCTCTTGAAACAAAAGGCGTTGTCCGCACTTTGGCCGAGCCGAACCTGACTGCCCTCTCGGGTCAGGAAGCCTCATTCCTGGCGGGCGGCGAATACCCCCTGCCCGTCTCAAACGGCGACAACGAGATCGCCGTGACCTACAAGCCCTTCGGTGTCGAGCTGACCTTCACGCCCACGGTGCTGGCGGATGATGTAATCAATCTGCAACTGAATGCGGCTGTATCGGGACTGGATGAATCTGTCAGCTATAACAATGGCGGCTTCAGCATCAACGCTTTCCGCCGCCGCGAAACCTCAACCACGGTCGAGATGCGGGACGGAGAGAGCTTTGCCATCGCTGGTCTGATCGAGGATGATTTCCAGGACAATATCGGTTCGGTCCCGTGGCTGGGTGACATCCCGGTTCTGGGCGCACTCTTCCGGTCAACCGAATACCAACGGTCGCAATCAGAGCTGGTTATCATCGTCACCGCGCATCTTGTCACCCCGACACGCGGAGAGGCGCTGGCCGTTCCGACCGACCGGATCCGCCCACCGTCCGAGCAGGAACTGTTCCTGTTCGGCAATACTACCGCCAAGAACCGACCCAAATCCGGGGCGGCAGGTGAAGTGGCGCAACAGGACTTCTCCGGGTCCTATGGCTATGTGATGGAGGACTGA
- a CDS encoding AAA family ATPase, which yields MSSSVALQADPEPIVACTIARDVQNFDLLIEDMEAELGEAWGDLSLEDALAFFAQPDADALEFVAIAMDDQDEADLSKVAGVIRAAGEKGIKVIVIAEEVSPIALHQLLKMGAEEFVPYPLPEGALHDAIERLRAPEPEAPALVDPATQPTQLKGGEDREAVILAVQPMAGGTGATTLAVNLAWELSQMDRSKKDKKAGKNPPRVCLLDLGLQFGSVATYLDLPRRDAVYELLSDTEVMDHEIFSQALVAFDEDLHVLTAPPDMLPLDIVTAEDIDRIIEMARRNFDYVVIDMPNTVAQWTETVLHAAHVYFTTLELDLRSAQNALRMIKALKSEELPVEKLRYVLNRAPKFTDMSGKSRAKRLAESLDISIELHLPDGGKPVTQACDHGIPLSSAATKNPLRREIQKLAQSVHDLNQAEATAN from the coding sequence ATGAGTAGCAGTGTTGCGCTACAAGCTGACCCCGAACCGATCGTAGCTTGCACGATCGCACGGGACGTGCAGAACTTTGATCTTCTGATCGAAGACATGGAAGCCGAACTTGGCGAGGCGTGGGGCGACCTGTCGCTTGAAGACGCGCTTGCATTTTTTGCTCAACCAGACGCCGACGCATTGGAGTTTGTCGCGATTGCGATGGACGACCAGGACGAAGCCGATCTGTCTAAGGTGGCAGGTGTTATTCGTGCCGCCGGTGAAAAAGGCATCAAGGTCATTGTGATCGCAGAAGAGGTCAGCCCGATTGCGCTGCACCAGCTTTTGAAAATGGGTGCCGAAGAGTTTGTCCCCTACCCGCTGCCCGAAGGTGCTCTTCACGACGCGATCGAACGTCTGCGCGCACCCGAACCAGAAGCCCCTGCCCTTGTTGACCCTGCCACCCAACCGACACAACTAAAAGGTGGAGAAGATCGCGAAGCGGTGATTCTTGCTGTGCAACCTATGGCCGGCGGCACTGGGGCGACGACCTTGGCTGTCAACCTGGCTTGGGAACTTAGCCAAATGGACCGCAGTAAGAAGGACAAAAAGGCCGGGAAAAACCCGCCGCGCGTTTGCCTTTTGGATCTTGGGCTGCAATTTGGATCGGTGGCAACCTATCTGGATTTGCCGCGCCGCGATGCGGTTTATGAGCTTCTGTCAGATACAGAGGTCATGGATCATGAGATCTTTTCGCAAGCCCTTGTCGCCTTTGATGAAGATCTCCACGTTCTGACAGCGCCACCAGACATGCTGCCGCTGGACATCGTGACCGCAGAAGACATTGATCGCATTATCGAAATGGCTCGACGTAATTTCGACTATGTCGTGATTGATATGCCAAACACTGTAGCTCAGTGGACCGAAACCGTTCTGCATGCAGCACATGTCTATTTTACGACACTGGAGCTTGACCTGCGGTCGGCACAGAACGCGCTTCGAATGATCAAGGCCCTGAAATCCGAGGAACTGCCGGTTGAAAAACTGCGCTATGTCTTGAACCGGGCACCGAAATTCACCGATATGTCGGGCAAGTCGCGTGCCAAGCGTCTGGCGGAAAGTCTTGATATCTCGATCGAGCTGCACCTGCCTGATGGCGGCAAGCCTGTCACGCAGGCCTGCGATCACGGGATCCCCCTGTCGTCCGCCGCAACCAAGAACCCGCTTCGTAGAGAAATCCAGAAATTGGCGCAGTCGGTTCACGATCTGAACCAGGCCGAAGCCACAGCCAACTGA
- a CDS encoding prepilin peptidase, which yields MTSWAAMLFLPFVVPIALWAIWSDLSRMKIPNKAVMALTIVFAVVGLFAFELDEYLWRWVHLAVVLVIGFIMNLGRMLGAGDAKFAAAMAPLVALPDAFLFLTLLAVMTVAGFILHRVARSIDSVRAATPNWESWQRRDYPMGLSLGTTLITYIVLAALSGG from the coding sequence ATGACAAGCTGGGCAGCGATGCTGTTTCTGCCCTTCGTGGTGCCGATTGCCTTGTGGGCAATCTGGTCAGACTTGTCCCGGATGAAAATCCCCAACAAGGCCGTTATGGCGCTGACCATCGTGTTTGCAGTGGTCGGCCTCTTTGCCTTTGAACTGGACGAATACTTGTGGCGCTGGGTTCATCTGGCCGTCGTGTTGGTGATTGGTTTCATAATGAACCTTGGTCGGATGTTAGGTGCGGGCGACGCCAAGTTCGCCGCCGCCATGGCGCCTCTGGTCGCGTTGCCGGATGCGTTTTTGTTTCTGACACTGCTTGCGGTGATGACTGTGGCCGGGTTCATCCTGCACCGGGTGGCGCGCAGCATTGATTCTGTTCGCGCGGCCACGCCCAATTGGGAAAGCTGGCAGCGGCGCGATTACCCCATGGGCCTAAGTCTTGGGACCACGCTGATCACTTATATCGTGCTGGCCGCGCTATCTGGCGGCTGA
- a CDS encoding tetratricopeptide repeat protein, with the protein MTTRRPPRFFPQPFDCKRRTHLVAVGAIACIALTACASGSGPFAKHSSPYAPTALKRGEEAVDGLTVGHRLTAAGEHELALKAYLRAASEQGITVDVLSAIGSTNLQLGRLGQAERILRKATEMDGSFVPAWNNLGVVLMETGQIAEAARVFQIAFGLDRGQSAQIRDNLRLALAKTENPDYDQTHNDAFALVRRGTGDYLLLSQI; encoded by the coding sequence TTGACGACGCGCCGCCCGCCCCGCTTTTTCCCGCAACCATTTGACTGCAAACGCCGCACGCACCTTGTTGCGGTGGGCGCGATTGCCTGTATCGCCTTGACGGCCTGCGCCTCGGGCTCTGGGCCCTTTGCCAAACACTCAAGCCCATATGCGCCAACCGCCTTGAAGCGTGGCGAAGAAGCTGTGGATGGCCTGACCGTTGGTCACCGATTGACCGCTGCGGGCGAACACGAACTGGCTTTGAAGGCCTATCTGCGTGCGGCCAGCGAACAGGGGATCACTGTCGATGTCCTGTCCGCCATCGGGTCGACCAACCTGCAACTTGGCCGTTTGGGTCAAGCCGAACGCATCCTCAGGAAGGCCACGGAAATGGACGGAAGTTTCGTTCCGGCATGGAACAATCTGGGTGTCGTGCTGATGGAAACCGGCCAAATCGCCGAAGCGGCCCGTGTCTTTCAGATCGCATTTGGACTGGATCGTGGCCAATCTGCCCAAATTCGCGACAATTTGCGCTTGGCGCTCGCAAAAACGGAAAATCCGGATTATGATCAGACGCATAATGATGCATTCGCGCTGGTTCGGCGGGGGACGGGGGACTACCTGCTTCTGTCGCAAATCTAA
- a CDS encoding type II secretion system F family protein, with protein sequence MSISIEPILYGLIFLAVLLLVEGIYLTVFGKSISLNNRINRRLDMLEKGAAREEVLEKLRKEMSQHVKAQGIPFYSLLATKAQKAAIAFTPAQLVLMMVLLSMFAFVGLGVATAASLPIRAGIAVVMGVGGVYIWVNNKAKKRTSMIEEQLPDAVELMVRSLRVGHPFSSAVQIVAKEVPDPLGTEMGLIADESAYGRDVGEALANMAERLDNQDMRFLAVAVIIQQTSGGNLAEILDGLAKVIRSRFKLFRRVRAITAEAKWSGNFLSGFPVVALVMINLIQPNYYDKVRDTPYFIPACLIVAGFLVANVFVMRMLVNIKV encoded by the coding sequence ATGTCCATTTCCATCGAACCAATCCTCTATGGTCTGATTTTTCTGGCCGTTCTTTTGCTGGTCGAAGGCATCTACCTGACGGTTTTCGGCAAGTCGATCAGCCTGAACAACCGCATTAATCGCCGGCTGGATATGCTGGAAAAAGGTGCGGCCCGCGAAGAGGTTCTGGAAAAGCTCCGCAAGGAGATGAGCCAACACGTCAAGGCGCAGGGCATCCCCTTCTATTCGCTGCTGGCAACCAAAGCTCAAAAGGCAGCGATTGCATTCACTCCGGCCCAGCTTGTGTTGATGATGGTGCTTTTGTCGATGTTTGCCTTTGTCGGGCTAGGCGTTGCCACAGCGGCATCACTACCAATCCGAGCAGGCATCGCGGTCGTCATGGGGGTGGGCGGCGTCTACATCTGGGTAAACAACAAAGCCAAGAAACGCACCTCGATGATTGAAGAACAACTGCCCGATGCGGTTGAGTTGATGGTACGAAGCCTGCGAGTGGGCCACCCGTTTTCTTCGGCTGTACAGATCGTCGCCAAGGAAGTGCCCGATCCGTTGGGCACTGAAATGGGTTTGATCGCTGACGAAAGCGCCTATGGTCGCGACGTTGGCGAGGCATTGGCCAACATGGCAGAGCGGCTGGACAATCAGGACATGCGCTTTTTGGCCGTCGCGGTGATCATTCAGCAAACTTCAGGCGGTAATCTGGCCGAGATCCTCGACGGTCTCGCCAAGGTGATCCGGTCGCGCTTCAAGCTGTTTCGCCGAGTGCGCGCCATCACGGCCGAGGCGAAGTGGTCCGGCAATTTCCTGTCTGGGTTTCCGGTTGTGGCACTGGTCATGATCAACCTGATCCAGCCCAACTACTATGACAAGGTGCGTGACACGCCCTATTTCATCCCCGCTTGCCTGATCGTGGCTGGTTTTCTTGTGGCGAACGTCTTCGTCATGCGGATGCTGGTAAACATCAAGGTTTGA
- a CDS encoding tetratricopeptide repeat protein yields MRHSIFLTLCLGSAIALSACNKPKSGGEEVERAIADVNVIDESNLNDIMLTVGDPDEAVAYFKRTAESQPNRIDLKRGLAQSLIRAKRPVEAVPVWKAIVASSEGTSVDRVSLADALIRAGDWKEAEAVLDKVPPTHETYRRYRLEAMIADSNKEWKKADSFYETAVGLTTNPGSVLNNWGYSKLTRADFQGAEKLFSQALSYDSKMFTAKNNLVLARGAQRKYDLPVIPMTQIERAQLLHTLALSAIKQGDVTTGKGLLQEAIDTHPQHFEAATRALEALENNVSNG; encoded by the coding sequence ATGCGCCACTCAATCTTTCTAACGCTCTGCCTTGGCAGCGCGATCGCCCTGTCAGCTTGCAACAAGCCGAAATCGGGCGGTGAAGAGGTCGAACGTGCCATCGCAGATGTGAACGTCATCGACGAAAGCAATCTTAACGACATCATGCTGACAGTGGGTGATCCGGACGAGGCGGTCGCCTATTTCAAACGCACGGCGGAAAGCCAGCCCAATCGCATCGACCTGAAACGCGGATTGGCGCAATCGCTGATCCGCGCCAAGCGTCCCGTCGAAGCCGTCCCGGTCTGGAAAGCCATCGTGGCCAGTTCCGAAGGCACCTCGGTCGATCGCGTCAGCCTTGCCGACGCATTGATCCGTGCCGGGGACTGGAAAGAGGCCGAAGCCGTTCTGGACAAGGTACCCCCCACCCACGAAACCTATCGTCGCTATCGGCTTGAAGCGATGATTGCGGACAGTAACAAAGAATGGAAAAAGGCCGACAGCTTTTATGAAACAGCGGTCGGACTGACAACCAATCCCGGCTCAGTTCTGAACAACTGGGGTTACTCCAAATTGACCCGCGCTGATTTCCAAGGCGCCGAGAAACTGTTCTCGCAAGCCTTGAGCTATGACAGCAAGATGTTCACAGCGAAGAACAACCTTGTGCTCGCCCGTGGCGCTCAGCGAAAATACGACCTTCCCGTGATCCCGATGACCCAGATTGAACGCGCCCAACTTTTGCATACTTTGGCCTTGTCGGCGATCAAGCAGGGCGATGTGACAACCGGCAAAGGCCTGTTGCAAGAAGCCATCGACACCCACCCGCAGCATTTCGAGGCCGCGACCCGCGCGCTGGAAGCGCTGGAAAACAACGTCTCAAACGGGTGA
- a CDS encoding OmpA family protein, with protein sequence MSIERIKPVLAATSAIAILTACSGADVASKSWFVEAGAQLDEGGLGQPTAYNTGVQNGEINPAVALANRFNKESQDTVNFAFNSATLDNTARAILSQQAHWIAQFPELRFRVYGHTDLVGSNAYNQRLGLRRAHAVVNYLVASGISRSRLEAVVSYGETRPLVVTRAPEMRNRRTVTEVTGFVGGRKPTVLDGKYAHVVYREYVGSAVPLPIISAGTAGSIGEGG encoded by the coding sequence ATGTCGATTGAACGTATCAAACCAGTGCTCGCAGCCACCTCGGCTATTGCCATTCTGACGGCATGTTCGGGGGCGGATGTAGCGTCGAAATCCTGGTTCGTGGAAGCAGGTGCCCAACTGGATGAAGGCGGGTTGGGTCAACCGACCGCATATAACACAGGCGTCCAAAACGGCGAGATTAACCCTGCCGTAGCACTGGCCAACCGATTCAACAAGGAATCGCAGGACACCGTCAATTTTGCCTTCAACAGCGCCACGCTGGACAACACAGCGCGCGCCATCCTTAGCCAGCAGGCCCATTGGATCGCCCAGTTCCCCGAACTGCGCTTCCGCGTCTATGGTCACACCGATCTGGTTGGCTCGAACGCATACAACCAACGACTTGGCCTGCGCCGCGCCCATGCTGTGGTTAATTATCTTGTTGCCAGCGGGATCAGCCGCTCGCGGCTTGAGGCTGTTGTCAGCTACGGCGAAACCCGCCCGCTGGTCGTGACGCGCGCGCCTGAAATGCGCAACCGCCGTACGGTGACGGAAGTCACGGGCTTTGTGGGTGGTCGCAAGCCCACGGTTCTGGACGGCAAATACGCGCATGTCGTTTATCGCGAATATGTCGGCAGCGCCGTGCCCCTGCCCATCATCTCGGCCGGGACCGCCGGATCAATCGGCGAAGGCGGTTAA
- a CDS encoding type II secretion system F family protein: MEQINTILTDILGPAGPLLAVGALGIVLIVVTVPFLLRKTEDPIEKLRKARESGSKGGQKVDLRVASGSNKLEKYSAFLEPQDADEYSAIQLKLLQAGYPGKNAVRTFHFAQFALGIGLLVFGVFLTILKTANGQELTTTGRMLWILIPGVAGYMLPKYWVTRRVETRKEEITNGFPDALDMMLTCVEAGQSLDQSILRVSKEIRASYPALADEFSIVSNEMKAGKDRVQVLRDLSERAGVPDVASFVTVMIQSASFGTSIADALRVYAGEMRDKRVMRAEEKANTLPTKMTLATMMLTVPPLLIILIGPSVYDIYLTLKSVRF; encoded by the coding sequence ATGGAACAGATCAACACAATTCTGACTGACATTCTCGGTCCCGCAGGCCCGCTTTTGGCGGTGGGTGCTCTGGGGATCGTGCTGATCGTCGTCACCGTTCCGTTCCTGCTTCGCAAGACCGAGGATCCAATCGAAAAACTACGAAAGGCGCGTGAAAGTGGAAGCAAAGGCGGACAGAAGGTCGATCTGCGGGTCGCCTCTGGTTCGAATAAACTTGAGAAATACTCCGCCTTTCTTGAACCGCAGGACGCAGACGAATACTCGGCCATACAACTGAAACTGTTGCAAGCAGGCTATCCAGGCAAGAATGCCGTGCGGACCTTTCACTTTGCACAATTTGCGCTTGGCATTGGCCTTCTGGTTTTCGGGGTCTTCCTGACCATCTTGAAAACTGCAAATGGGCAAGAGCTGACCACAACCGGTCGCATGCTGTGGATCCTGATCCCCGGCGTCGCCGGATACATGCTGCCGAAATACTGGGTTACACGCCGTGTCGAAACCCGCAAGGAAGAAATCACCAACGGTTTCCCTGACGCGCTCGACATGATGCTGACTTGCGTCGAAGCGGGGCAGTCGCTGGACCAGTCCATCTTGAGGGTGTCCAAGGAGATCCGTGCCTCCTATCCTGCTTTGGCCGATGAGTTTTCGATCGTATCGAACGAGATGAAAGCAGGTAAGGACCGGGTACAAGTGCTGCGCGATCTGTCTGAGCGCGCAGGCGTGCCGGACGTGGCCAGTTTCGTTACCGTGATGATCCAGTCTGCTTCCTTCGGCACCTCGATCGCTGACGCGCTTCGGGTTTATGCTGGCGAGATGCGCGATAAACGCGTCATGCGCGCTGAGGAAAAGGCAAACACCTTGCCCACCAAGATGACACTTGCCACTATGATGCTGACCGTTCCGCCGCTATTGATCATTTTGATCGGTCCATCGGTCTATGACATCTATCTGACCCTTAAATCGGTCCGCTTCTGA
- a CDS encoding CpaF family protein: MFSRYKKPTKPAAAGTPELKAVDGGRAQAPAPSKKAPDITAAPRPPVSRRQAPVQEARAPQADKERKRKERLSEIKTELHKELLDNLNLGALESAAEKDLRSEITDITSEFLNTRDVVLTRDERLLLNQELYDEVKGLGPLEPLLQDDTVNDILVNGPQQVFVERAGKLQLTDVTFKDERHLLRIIDKIVSAVGRRVDESNPHVDARLADGSRFNAMVPPIAVDGSLVSIRKFKKDKLGIDELVGFGAFSEEMAVYLQAAVACRLNVIVSGGTGSGKTTTLNALSSFIDNSERILTIEDTAELQLQQTHVGRMESRPANVEGKGAVSQRDCLKNALRMRPDRIIVGETRGEEVIDMLQAMNTGHDGSMTTIHANSARDAVSRLENMIAMAGIEMPLKAVRSQIASAVNLIVQASRLQDGSRRMVSITEITGMEGEVISMQEVFRYERLGLTPDGKIIGRFNATGVRSHYSDRFRQWGYDLPASIYEPWSD; encoded by the coding sequence ATGTTTTCCCGCTATAAAAAGCCCACGAAACCAGCCGCAGCCGGTACGCCTGAACTGAAAGCCGTTGACGGCGGACGGGCGCAAGCCCCTGCCCCAAGTAAAAAAGCGCCCGACATCACCGCAGCGCCGCGCCCACCCGTTTCGCGTCGCCAAGCCCCTGTGCAGGAAGCCCGCGCCCCACAAGCGGACAAAGAACGCAAGCGTAAGGAGCGGCTGTCCGAGATCAAGACCGAGCTTCACAAGGAATTGCTGGATAACCTGAACCTTGGCGCATTGGAAAGCGCGGCGGAAAAGGACCTGCGTTCGGAAATTACGGACATCACGTCAGAGTTTCTAAACACGCGCGATGTCGTTCTGACCCGCGATGAACGGCTTTTGCTCAATCAGGAACTGTATGACGAAGTGAAGGGCCTCGGCCCGCTGGAGCCGCTTCTGCAGGATGACACCGTCAACGATATTCTGGTGAATGGACCACAACAGGTCTTTGTCGAACGCGCGGGCAAGCTGCAGCTGACCGATGTGACCTTCAAGGATGAACGCCATCTTTTGCGGATCATCGACAAGATCGTGTCCGCCGTGGGACGCCGGGTCGATGAATCGAACCCACATGTTGACGCCCGTCTGGCAGATGGTTCGCGTTTCAACGCGATGGTTCCCCCGATTGCAGTCGATGGCTCGCTGGTTTCGATCCGTAAGTTCAAAAAAGATAAACTGGGCATTGATGAACTTGTCGGTTTCGGTGCGTTTTCGGAAGAAATGGCCGTATATCTTCAGGCCGCTGTTGCCTGTCGTCTGAACGTGATTGTGTCGGGCGGGACGGGTTCTGGTAAGACGACCACGCTGAACGCGCTATCGTCGTTCATCGACAACTCGGAACGCATCCTGACGATCGAGGATACGGCGGAACTTCAGCTGCAACAAACTCATGTTGGCCGGATGGAAAGCCGCCCTGCCAACGTCGAGGGGAAAGGCGCGGTCAGTCAGCGTGACTGTCTGAAGAACGCCCTTCGAATGCGGCCCGATCGTATCATCGTGGGTGAGACCCGCGGCGAAGAAGTTATCGACATGTTGCAAGCCATGAACACCGGCCACGATGGATCGATGACGACGATCCACGCAAACTCCGCCCGCGATGCGGTATCGCGTTTGGAAAACATGATTGCAATGGCCGGGATCGAGATGCCGCTGAAAGCGGTACGCAGCCAAATTGCATCTGCTGTGAACCTGATTGTGCAAGCCAGCCGCTTGCAAGACGGCTCGCGCCGGATGGTATCGATCACAGAAATCACCGGCATGGAAGGTGAAGTGATCTCGATGCAAGAAGTGTTCCGATATGAACGTCTTGGATTGACGCCGGATGGCAAGATCATAGGTCGTTTCAACGCCACCGGCGTGCGGTCACACTATTCCGATCGCTTCCGCCAGTGGGGCTATGACCTGCCTGCATCCATTTATGAACCCTGGAGCGACTGA
- a CDS encoding ATPase, translated as MNVHSTDMMAPPVAMTLSETGLSLVMMRDILLKTMFRTNLELISDLERALCLPARVVQELVDMCRDGGLVEAMGTLHAGSKSSEMGFRLSDTGKARALDALSQSEYFGAMPVPMSVYAKQVKRQSIRNIHMSREQLTGAMGHLILPPDLLDQLGPAVGSGRSILMYGPPGNGKSSISNGIRDALGDKIFVPRAIEYSGQVITVYDPIVHTLAEDEEGDPNALRRVSKKYDRRYVLCERPTVITGGELTLDMLDLVYNPTARTYTASLQLKSTGGVFIVDDLGRQADPPQALINRWIVPLEESKDILALQSGEKFEVPFDTLVIFSTNFHPNKIFDKAALRRIFYKIKIDGPDQEGFLKIFAMVAKKKGMPLSQDALVHLLKTKYPTIDNIYANYQPVFLIDQMLSICDFEGIPPQMTPELIDRAWENMFVKEEEIVH; from the coding sequence ATGAATGTACATAGCACGGACATGATGGCGCCACCGGTGGCGATGACCCTGTCCGAAACAGGGCTGTCCTTGGTGATGATGCGGGATATCCTGCTGAAAACCATGTTTCGCACCAATCTGGAACTGATCTCGGATCTTGAGCGGGCATTGTGCCTGCCAGCCCGCGTGGTTCAGGAACTGGTGGACATGTGCCGTGACGGCGGATTGGTCGAGGCGATGGGCACACTTCACGCCGGCTCCAAGTCTTCCGAGATGGGATTTCGTCTGTCCGATACCGGCAAGGCGCGCGCGCTGGATGCGCTGTCGCAGTCGGAGTATTTCGGCGCCATGCCAGTGCCGATGTCGGTCTATGCCAAGCAGGTAAAACGCCAGTCGATCCGCAACATCCACATGTCGCGCGAGCAGTTAACCGGCGCGATGGGGCATCTGATCCTGCCGCCTGACCTGCTGGACCAATTGGGGCCAGCGGTCGGCTCGGGCCGGTCGATCCTGATGTATGGCCCTCCGGGCAACGGGAAATCCTCGATCTCAAACGGGATTCGCGATGCATTGGGTGACAAGATTTTCGTCCCGCGCGCAATCGAATACTCGGGGCAGGTGATCACTGTCTATGACCCGATCGTCCACACGCTGGCCGAGGATGAGGAAGGTGACCCCAACGCGCTGCGCCGGGTGTCCAAGAAATACGACCGCCGCTATGTGCTGTGCGAACGGCCCACAGTGATTACGGGTGGTGAACTGACGCTCGACATGCTGGATCTGGTCTATAACCCTACCGCGCGGACCTATACCGCGTCGCTGCAGTTGAAATCCACCGGCGGCGTGTTCATCGTCGACGACCTTGGCCGTCAGGCCGATCCGCCCCAGGCGCTGATCAACCGTTGGATCGTGCCACTGGAAGAAAGCAAGGATATTTTGGCACTGCAATCGGGCGAAAAGTTCGAAGTGCCGTTTGACACGTTGGTCATCTTCTCGACCAACTTCCACCCGAACAAGATCTTCGATAAGGCAGCCCTGCGCCGGATTTTCTATAAGATCAAGATTGACGGGCCGGATCAGGAAGGGTTCCTGAAAATCTTTGCCATGGTCGCGAAGAAAAAGGGCATGCCGCTGTCGCAGGACGCGTTGGTGCATTTGCTGAAAACCAAATACCCGACCATCGACAATATCTATGCGAACTATCAACCGGTGTTCCTGATCGACCAAATGCTGTCGATCTGTGATTTCGAGGGGATCCCCCCTCAAATGACACCGGAACTGATCGACCGGGCATGGGAAAACATGTTCGTGAAAGAAGAGGAGATCGTGCACTAA